A genome region from Haliotis asinina isolate JCU_RB_2024 chromosome 11, JCU_Hal_asi_v2, whole genome shotgun sequence includes the following:
- the LOC137255297 gene encoding zinc finger protein 862-like, with translation MKGRNGSMVWTQAGCQTVRLDKITLHENSQMHQEAVTLENDDAMSIHDIFHSYSEQETSSLVDAQKVLFFLIKHNLPHTTSFGPLIELCAELGAPNIAKLSHGKNATYTGHSTVQEFLECQAEVVEEQVLQKMRESNSFGLMLDEYTDVSTRKHIALVGRYLENGESKLAFLKDAEIPNGTADTIVKNVKDYLHETDLDQNKMTCFASDGPAVMTGKRNGVVAQLKRDNPALIDVHCVNHRLQLQMQMLMGLLKYYHYSTVRSKSLEQMQTLIREMENTADDTDTCNVTIKKAVHTRWLSHEKAVHAVRRSYPAILADLENAVGMGNDKRAGDKQSVTAEGLYKQMMSYQNFYFILLLCDVFSLLSGLTKMFERRDLDLRIVEPQMRSSLASLKKMKEKPGPYLSRVDQLGEQYNLEKITELAEHFGLDVEKTQLEWSQVKELFAEEVDTSSPSTILKTLTSLKPQLGDLYPNIVKLLSIHATVILSTSEVERVFSHVKLIVTDHRNRLKIDNCTKLLMVSMNAKSSADIDLGKCVAKFLARKKRRL, from the exons ATGAAAGGACGAAATGGCTCCATGGTTTGGACACAAGCTGGATGTCAGACTGTAAGACTGGACAAAATTACTCTGCACGAGAACTCTCAAATGCATCAGGAAGCAGTCACACTTGAAAATGATGATGCTATGTCCattcatgacatatttcataGTTATTCCGAGCAGGAAACTTCATCACTGGTAGATGCACAgaaagttttgtttttcttgatcAAGCACAATTTGCCACATACAACATCGTTTGGACCTCTCATAGAGTTGTGTGCTGAACTTGGTGCTCCTAATATAGCCAAACTGAGCCATGGAAAGAATGCCACATACACTGGACATAGTACAGTCCAGGAATTTCTTGAATGTCAGGCTGAGGTAGTGGAAGAGCAAGTCCTGCAGAAGATGAGAGAGAGCAATTCATTTGGCTTGATGCTTGATGAATATACAGATGTTTCAACCAGAAAACACATTGCATTGGTGGGTCGTTATCTGGAAAATGGAGAGTCAAAACTTGCATTTCTCAAGGATGCTGAAATTCCTAATGGGACTGCAGACACTattgtgaaaaatgtcaagGACTATTTGCATGAGACTGACCTGGACCAGAATAAAATGACCTGTTTTGCAAGTGATGGTCCAGCTGTTATGACAGGCAAAAGGAATGGTGTAGTTGCACAACTGAAGAGAGACAATCCAGCTTTGATTGATGTCCACTGTGTGAATCATAGACTGCAACTGCAAATGCAAATGCTAATGGGACTTTTAAAATACTATCATTACAGTACTGTAAGATCCAAGAGCCTTGAACAGATGCAAACACTCATCAGAGAAATGGAAAACACTGCAGATGACACAGACACATGTAATGTGACTATCAAAAAGGCTGTGCACACACGTTGGCTGAGTCATGAAAAGGCTGTTCATGCTGTCAGGAGAAGCTATCCTGCTATCCTTGCTGACCTAGAGAATGCAGTTGGTATGGGGAATGACAAGCGGGCTGGTGACAAACAGAGTGTGACTGCTGAAGGTCTTTACAAGCAGATGATGTCCTACCAGAACTTTTATTTCATCTTGCTTCTGTGTGACGTTTTTTCACTCCTATCAGGACTGACAAAGATGTTTGAAAGGAGAGATCTCGACCTTAGAATTGTTGAGCCTCAGATGAGAAGTAGCTTGGCATCTTTGAAAAAGATGAAGGAGAAACCTGGTCCATACCTGAGCCGTGTGGATCAACTTGGAGAGCAGTATAACCTGGAGAAA ATTACAGAACTGGCAGAGCACTTTGGTCTTGATGTTGAGAAGACACAGCTTGAGTGGAGCCAGGTCAAGGAACTATTTGCTGAAGAAGTTGACACCTCTTCACCATCCACCATCCTGAAGACTCTGACCAGCCTTAAGCCCCAACTGGGAGACCTCTACCCAAACATTGTGAAGCTCCTGAGCATTCATGCTACTGTGATCCTTTCAACATCGGAGGTTGAGAGAGTCTTCTCTCACGTGAAACTCATTGTGACAGACCATAGGAACAGGCTGAAAATTGATAACTGCACCAAGCTACTTATGGTCAGCATGAATGCTAAATCTTCTGCTGACATTGACTTGGGGAAGTGTGTGGCCAAATTCCTGGCAAGAAAAAAGAGGAGACTATGA